One genomic segment of Flavobacteriaceae bacterium includes these proteins:
- a CDS encoding zeta toxin, with protein METKNLYIISGCNGVGKTTASYTILPEIIECREFVNADEIAKGLSPFQPEKVAFEAGRIMINRINELLRDNNSFAFETTLSTRSYRKKILDAQKEGYAVILLFFWLNDVELAKERRYFKGIYNLFDIYLPIINGALIFDNSYGKHELIAHKMGTHKLEIVDLEKFKMLKGIHDTKG; from the coding sequence ATGGAAACAAAAAATCTTTACATAATTTCGGGATGTAATGGAGTTGGAAAAACAACTGCTTCGTATACAATTTTACCTGAAATAATTGAATGTAGAGAATTTGTAAACGCAGACGAAATCGCTAAAGGACTATCACCTTTTCAACCTGAAAAAGTAGCCTTTGAGGCTGGACGGATAATGATTAACCGGATCAACGAACTGCTAAGAGACAACAATAGTTTTGCGTTTGAGACGACCTTATCGACAAGAAGTTATCGGAAAAAAATACTGGATGCACAAAAAGAAGGATATGCTGTCATTCTACTCTTCTTTTGGCTCAATGATGTTGAACTTGCAAAAGAAAGAAGATACTTCAAAGGAATTTACAATCTTTTCGACATTTATCTTCCGATTATAAACGGAGCATTGATTTTCGACAATTCCTATGGGAAACACGAATTAATTGCTCACAAAATGGGAACGCATAAATTAGAAATCGTAGATTTAGAGAAGTTTAAAATGTTAAAAGGAATACATGACACAAAAGGATAA
- a CDS encoding transposase has product MIIVSFNAPDKAMEQYKERWLIERCFKAIKSSGFDIENTHLQDIKRIEKLVLLVMIAFVCCYKVGIYLHQLNPIKIKKHGRMTKSIFKYGLDYIASVLLNHVNQNNINLTKFLSCT; this is encoded by the coding sequence TTGATTATCGTTTCGTTCAACGCACCTGATAAAGCTATGGAGCAGTACAAAGAAAGATGGCTGATAGAAAGGTGTTTTAAAGCTATCAAATCAAGTGGCTTTGATATTGAAAATACACATTTACAAGACATAAAGCGTATTGAAAAACTTGTTCTACTTGTGATGATCGCTTTTGTGTGCTGTTATAAAGTAGGTATATATTTACATCAACTAAACCCTATCAAAATAAAAAAACACGGAAGAATGACCAAAAGTATTTTTAAATATGGACTGGATTATATCGCTTCTGTGCTGTTAAACCATGTAAATCAAAACAATATTAACTTGACAAAATTTTTGTCATGTACTTAG
- a CDS encoding DinB family protein, whose protein sequence is MIDAIEKNLHRGIKLLNSISDQQYSDTSSPPYYSSIGAHMRHILDVFSCIFKGLESREVDFSLRERNALAEQKTTVGIDYFNQVISKLHQLEEEDFNMTLAVTDDLGLGKVTMKYTLESALCQAHSHAIHHFSSIGFIINHLGLKLPDNDFGYNPTTPKKVLFN, encoded by the coding sequence ATGATAGATGCCATTGAAAAGAATTTGCACAGGGGGATAAAGTTGTTAAATTCTATTTCAGATCAACAATATAGCGATACTTCATCGCCGCCTTATTATTCTAGTATAGGAGCACATATGAGGCATATATTGGATGTTTTTAGTTGTATTTTTAAGGGTCTTGAATCCAGAGAGGTAGATTTTTCTCTTCGGGAGAGAAATGCATTAGCCGAACAAAAAACAACTGTTGGAATTGATTACTTTAACCAGGTGATTTCCAAACTTCATCAATTAGAAGAAGAAGATTTTAATATGACACTTGCCGTAACAGATGATTTGGGTCTGGGAAAAGTTACCATGAAATATACTCTGGAAAGTGCACTTTGCCAGGCACATAGCCATGCAATTCATCATTTTTCAAGCATCGGATTTATAATAAATCACTTAGGCTTAAAATTACCGGATAACGATTTTGGATATAACCCGACGACTCCAAAGAAAGTACTGTTTAATTAG